One genomic window of Panicum hallii strain FIL2 chromosome 6, PHallii_v3.1, whole genome shotgun sequence includes the following:
- the LOC112897343 gene encoding uncharacterized membrane protein At1g16860-like: MGSRFPSHQLSSGLYVSGRPEQPKEKGPVMCSSAMPYTGGDIKKSGELGKMFDLHRKSGPLGNQPSRNTSFGGAASNSGPVSNAVGRSNYSGSISSAVPGTGGSSRTKSNSGPLNKHGEPTKRSSGPQSGGVTPMARQNSGPLPPILPTTGLITSGPITSGQMNSSGAQRKVSGPLDPSVSMKMRTASFAHNPAVTNLNAEDGYSIKGSIPTAIMWLVALLFVVGFVAGGFILAAIHNPILLIVVVVIFAFVAALITWNICWGTKGVTGFVSRYPDADLRTAKDGEYVKVTGVVTCGNLPLESSFQRVPRCVYTSTCLYEYRGWDSKAANTTHRRFTWGLRSMERHAVDFYISDFQSGLRALVRTGSGARVTPYVDESVVIDINPDNKDMSPEFLRWLRGRNLSSDDRIMRLKEGYIKEGSTVSVMGVVQRNENVLMIVAPAEPISTGCQWAKCMLPTSLDGLVLRCEDTSDMDVIPV; the protein is encoded by the exons ATGGGTTCGCGGTTTCCATCTCACCAGCTAAGCAGTGGCCTCTATGTCTCGGGCCGACCTGAGCAACCCAAGGAGAAGGGCCCAGTCATGTGCTCCTCAGCTATGCCATACACTGGTGGGGACATAAAGAAATCTGGAGAGCTTGGAAAGATGTTTGATCTCCATAGAAAATCTGGTCCTTTGGGTAATCAACCTTCAAGGAATACTTCATTTGGTGGTGCTGCCTCCAACTCTGGACCAGTTTCTAATGCCGTTGGTCGCTCCAACTACTCTGGTTCCATTTCATCAGCAGTTCCTGGCACTGGAGGATCTTCAAGGACAAAATCTAATTCTGGACCTCTCAATAAGCATGGAGAACCGACAAAAAGGTCGTCTGGCCCCCAATCAGGTGGAGTAACCCCCATGGCCCGCCAGAACTCTGGCCCTCTGCCTCCTATTCTTCCTACAACTGGGCTAATTACATCAGGTCCAATCACCTCGGGTCAGATGAATTCATCCGGTGCTCAAAGGAAAGTATCAGGCCCTCTTGATCCTAGTGTATCAATGAAGATGCGTACTGCCTCTTTTGCACACAACCCAGCTGTCACAAATCTCAATGCAGAAGATGGTTACTCGATTAAGGGCAGCATTCCAACAGCAATAATGTGGTTGGTTGCGTTGCTTTTTGTGGTTGGGTTTGTGGCAGGTGGCTTCATTCTTGCTGCTATTCATAATCCAATCTTGCTCATAGTTGTCGTGGTGATATTTGCTTTTGTTGCTGCACTTATCACCTGGAACATCTGCTGGGGAACAAAAGGTGTGACTGGGTTTGTCAGTCGCTATCCTGATGCAGATCTTAGAACTGCAAAAGATGGAGAATATGTGAAGGTTACTGGG GTTGTTACTTGTGGAAATTTGCCCCTTGAGTCCTCATTCCAACGGGTTCCGAGATGTGTTTACACTTCCACTTGCTTGTATGAGTATAGGGGTTGGGATTCAAAAGCTGCTAACACTACACATCGCCGATTTACTTGGGGACTCAGGTCAATGGAG CGACATGCAGTGGATTTCTACATCTCTGATTTTCAATCGGGGCTGCGTGCACTGGTCAGAACAGGATCTGGTGCGCGAGTAACCCCATATGTTGATGAGTCTGTTGTTATTGACATAAACCCAGACAACAAGGACATGTCGCCTGAGTTCCTAAGGTGGCTGCGGGGAAGGAACCTCTCGAGCGATGATCGGATCATGCGCCTGAAAGAAGG GTACATCAAGGAGGGTAGCACTGTTAGCGTGATGGGTGTTGTCCAAAGGAACGAGAACGTGCTGATGATTGTTGCTCCCGCTGAACCAATCTCCACTGGCTGCCAGTGGGCCAAGTGCATGCTCCCAACCAGCCTCGACGGCCTGGTCCTGAGGTGCGAAGATACATCCGACATGGATGTGATACCAGTCTAG